A region of the Apium graveolens cultivar Ventura chromosome 6, ASM990537v1, whole genome shotgun sequence genome:
TTCAGGATTCATAGAGAATAAGTTAAGCGGTGCACTATAAGTATACCTTACTTTTACTGTCGAAGGTGTTTTGTGAAGTGATTTTTAATCGATGATTTTGATGATAGTAAAAATTGAGTATTCTTTCATTGATACTGTGAATTGTGATACTTCCTTATTGAAAGTAAAGCTAAACCAATTGTTTAGCAGGTCGGGATCCCCACTAGCAGAACTTGGGAATTTATCGTGTTTAAAAACTCATTTTTGATCGTtgtgaaattattttattatgatTAGCTTTTGATGATATAAGGGAATCTTTTATAAATTCTCTgttgaaatgatttataaacctAGGTTAAATGGTATGGTATATGCTTACTAGGGTCTATGAGCTCACTCGTTTATTATCACTGACTTTCAGGAAAGAATTTTGGAGAAGTAGGTTTCGAAAAAGATAATATTGTGATGAAATAGTCGAGAAGTGCATAGAATGTTAATGGAAACGTTTTTAGTAGATATATGCATAGAAGTTATTAAGAAGGTTATTATATGTTGTAAACTTTTATTGTAAGACTTAATTACGTTGTAAGTTCTTTGGTTGAGTTAATTACATTTTAAGTTTATGTAAGCTTGTATTGAGACGTTTGGTTTATTTGGCCAACCCGGGTCAGGTTTCCGAGGTTAATCCGGAACCGAGGCGCCACAggtggcatcagagctaaggttaCGATAGAAGGAAAATGTAAGAATTAGGATCCTAAGTTAGTACAGTAGGAATCTATATAACATCTAGGAGACGCGTAGATATATTTGTTTAATATGAAGAAAATAGGACATATTACGTGTGTGATACTTGATAATCGTTGATGTGAGATATAATTATGATGAAATTATGAGTGAAGTGGGACTAATAGTAGTGTTGAATTGTAGGTAAAGATGGCTGATGGAAATTCTAGTGGAAGTGGATCTGGTGTACAAATTAGTCCCGAGATGCTATTGGTTTTAGCAGAGATAAGAAATATGTTGAAGAGCTTAACCGATGAGCGAACACCTGTGGATACTCCTACCATGGATGCTGAGCATGTAGAAAATATAGAGCGAGAAGGTGAGAACAAGTGAAGGTGTACCTACAAAACTTTTAAGGATGTGGATCCCCCTGTATTTAAAGGATATTTAGATCCACATGCCGCAAACACATGGATTAAAGAAATGGAAAAGGTGATAGAGATCTCTGAATGTTTGGAGGAACAGAAGGTGAAATTTGCAACACACTCTTTAAGGGGGAAGCTGTTTTCTGGTGGGATATGGTTAAGCAGACTGGGGATTGCTATAAGATGACTTGGACGAGGTTTAGGAGTTGTTTTTCGATAAGTACTTCCTGACATGTATGAAAAATGAGATGGAGATGAAGTTTTTAGGACCGAGGCAGGAAAGAATGTCCGTGTTAGAATATCTATCCAAATTCTTAAAATTTTTCTAAATTTGCTCCTCATCAGGTCGATACAGAAGCTAGGAAATGTCAAAGGTTTCAAGAGGGACTGATGCCTCAAATCAGAGAAAGGGTTTCTTTATTGGAGCTGGAGCAATTTGATAAGTTGGCTGGAAAATCTTGGATTGCAGAAAGGGAGTATGAAGCTCGTACTCAATTCCTTAGCAATAAGAAGAGTGGAAGAGAGATAGAATCAAGTGACAAATCAGGATACAAGAAGGATAATAAGAAATTTCAAATGAGAAAGAAAGAGTTTTTTCGAGGAAATGATAGGAGGATGGCAACACCTGAGTATAAGAAATGTGGAAAGAGGCATGGTGGTGATGTTTGTTATCGAGCTGAGGGATTGTGTTACAACTGTGGGGAGAAAGGACATTTAGCGACTCAATGCCAAAAGGCCATAGTAACTTCTTATTTTAATTACGAAAGACAACGTCATTTAGCAAGGGACTGTCCACAGAAGAAAGTCAAGACTGAAGTTAAAACTAAAGGGAACAAGATTGCTACCACAGGAACTCCCCAGCAACCGGCACCCAGGGTAATAGCTAGAACCTATGCCATGACAACGCAAGATGCTGAAATTTCTCATGATGTGGTGTCAAGTACGCTTCAACCTAATAATCAAGATGTTCATGCTTTGTTTGATTTGGGATCAACCCATTCTTTTATGGATTTGAAATGTGTGGATAAATTAAATATACCTGTGCAATGTTTGGATAATGGTTTTCGAGTAAAACTTCCAAATGGTAGAAGTTTATTTGTAGATAAGGTATATAATGATTGTCCCTTAGTGATTAGTGGATAAACCCTTTTAGTAGATTTATTGCCTTTGGAATCGAGAGACTTTGGAgttattttgggaatggattggttgtcaaagtATAATGCCAATCTAGATTATAGTAAGAAGCGAATATGTTTAATTGGACCAAATAAAAAGAGAGTTTATCTTAAAGGAGACAGGTTAGTTATGATATCAGTTTTGAAGGCTTGTAAGATGTTAAGAAAATGATGTAAAGGTTTTCTTGCATATGTGATTGGGAATGAAGAAGTTAAGAATAAAGTTGAGGATACACCCAAAGTTAAGGAATTTCTAGATGTTTTTCCTGATGAGCTACCAGGTTTACCACCCGAAAGAGAAATTGAGTTTAGTATTGAGTTGATTCCTGGAGCTCAACCCGTTTGAAAAGCACCATATAGGATGGCGCCAACAGAGTTAGCCGAACTTAAGATCTAATTAGCCGAACTTAAGATATAATTGCAGGAATTATTAGACAGAAAGTTTATTAGACCAAGTGTTTCTTCTTGGGGAGCGCCCGTTTTGTTTGTGAGAAAGAAAGCACTCTaagattgtgcattgattatagaGAACTAAATAAGCTGACGATGAAGAATAAATATCCACTGCCGCGAATAGATGATCTTTTCGATCAATTGTAAGGAGCTACTTACTTTTCAAAGATTATTTACGTTCCTATGATCATCAGTTAAGAGTAAAAGAGGACATCATTCCATTGACATCATTTAGGGCTCGCTGCGGTCATTATGAGTTTGTAGTGATGCCATTTGGAGTGAAAAACACACCGGCGGTatttatggatctaatgaatcgagtgTTTAGGAATTACTTAGATAAGTTTGTGATTGtctttattgatgatattttaataTACTCGAGAAGTGAGAAGCAACGTGAGGAACATTTAAGTATAGAACTACAAATTTTGAGGGAAGAGAAATTGTATGCTAAATTTTtaaaatgcgaattttggttaagGAGAGTAAGTTTTCTTGAACATGTAGTTTCGGAGGAAGGAATTTCAGTTGATCCTGCAAAGATTGAAGTAATTATGAACAAGGAAAGAACGAAGATTGTTgtaatgccctccaaacccgggtcagaagtttggggtccacaacacacacacacacacacaccatatttaaacctgtatatagaatgttatatgcattgacccttctttacacaaccacggatcacaacaggttaaagtataaaaacaagccaacaccttaacttttatttcatcgtaccaaatcccaaccaGTTCAACTTACAACTAATAATAATATCATTCTTATAATCTTGCATAACTTAtatacaatataaagctcctgctagctcgatccaacttaacctggaatcctagcccgcacactggactgggaatcctcgttaccaacaatttccttttcaactgttgaaaacataaaaaggtttgcaggagtgagctaactagctcaacaagtcataataacaataaatgaggttaaacaataaccaattgaaatgattcgaaagaatcaagtttctgaatgcaattattagaattaaatatttacttttcattttaaaaaccaaggttaggttgctgatcagtcacgcactaaccccgagcaaggctcccagatttgctctatatactggatccaaggcacgcattggcctattatgaccaagaatctggtccgaccacgaatctggtccacatttataaaaccatccaattctaaaacaattcaatatgataaccaatgtaattcaataagctgaatcataaataacatttatcttgaagcatagggtgattcacaataccatgaatgtataacaagaaattcaaaaagattggcttttaatcaaggaaagaatcagaaagtagaagaccaagggtttaatggttccaaggattggtcttttgttaaacaaggaataagggttggtatgtcaagcaattcaatatcagaaatcagtatgtggtagatatgtatttgtggagtagtatcatatgtgtctggctcgtatttaagaattcaacaatcaatggtttatgaagaataaggcttatggctcaagatcaataagaatcagggttcaaggttgaatagtgtaaagcgcttgcaatataaaacatgatttattttgattACTAGCAACATattatgagaaagtttgaaaatctttgcaatatatcttgaagaaggttcataAGTACTTGCCTtgtcacagatgatttccaactttacttgtactcatctaagAGTTTTACTTTTTAATCACTTTCCTgcctttttctatgccttgcctCTATTCATCAATCATTTGCTTTTTTTCTACATTTCAGTTCTATTTACAGATCATTGGccttcttttctatgcctcgcttactcttctaggcatcacaagtatctatcaatactcaatctcatatcattctaatcgtcacatagacgtcataagcttttatctacccttcgttttacccaaatccgatttacggattgaaagttacagcaaaaactGACAAACagtaaccacataggcatataacacatcaattagatagcacgtagcacatagcacgcaagatattcgatcaaataatttttcaaagaagattcggggttacaatgatttttcaggtatttaatacgaatttttaaatatttttcggaattaaaacaggtctccgaattatttcataattaaataacagggtccgaacacccgaatctgacttgtaaataatttaataataattatcgagtcttgaaattaattttaaaataatattataaatctcgaaactatttttcagaatttttaaatccaaataaatatttaaatataattattaaatcaattaaaatcaattaataattaattaaattaattaaccaattaatattaaattaattgattaattaacataattaaaaattaattaaaattaattaataaaataaatcagatttatttttaaataactaaataattaaaacaattttctgaatttaaaataattaaataaatatttttctgatttttaaaataataagaatatcatttttaaaaataattaaacatCAGGGTTTAATTTGTAAAATGCTGAAAAACCTGGGGGGTCAGGGGTAATTTTACCACCTTCTTCCCCCTTCATCCCTATCAGTTGGATGATtctcggttttataaaatagttttgtaattattcagaaaataattaataaattcataaattaatataaaatcatataacactccaaaaattaccaaaaaaataacttaattatctatattttattctggacataataaaattaacatacttatactttaccccatatcaacatccacataacaacaccaattgtcaaataattcacaaaaaaaatcacataataatcacataataatcatttatcaataaaaaaaattacacgcTATgttccggatattacatccttcccccttaaaaggattctgtcctcagaatcacactaaggatcaaATAATGATACATTTAAGTATttcacttccattttctcaggttgattcctcaaccttaccaattttcataaacttttactcgcagcatcacTCACTACTTAACAGCCTTTTGCTGACATCAAATTCTATTAtttgctcatataactcaattcaagcctccattttatatataatggagctaaattagtctttatgagtatacacatataaacacctatgaacctgctatacgtgtggcggtgtagccaacttacttacacttatctTGCCTATTTTACTGTTTCAAAAGGATCATCATAATGCCTATTAATTctattttctttctaattctattaattcgtgctcatgaatgTTTGCAATAGTTAATGGTTATTGACCCTCATTCCCACATGGTTCTTTGTTCAATTAACTTAGTTTGTAATCGCTTTCAATCGCATTTGAGGTTCTTTAATCGTTCtcttaatcttctcgtccatctgcAAATGTATACTGAAACCATGACGTATTCAATTTTTAACGTTCTCGAAATTACCTCAAAATTaaaattaacgagaaaatctcgactgaatatgattgacgcacaaacttatcaccatatcttattttccttgaatcacaatcgagtatatttgcTGAGAAAAGATCTcttactatttagaagaaaatacactaacctggaggcatcaccgacatattctaacccatattatcaaTTATTTTGGTTCTAAGAAATTCTCATAAGAAAATGACTGCAATGTTTTCCTTGACGTCTAgccacatataacgtttattctttctttatgccatactatcagaaagtcttctttgccCTAGGTCTTGTATTATattctcggagtagcttgaatctcttgagCTATCGAGGTTTAAATAAATTCCTATCTTTTTGTTTTATCTTACTTAATGCCCCATTCATCTAGGATTGGTATATACTATTCCGGTttgacataattcatcgtattctgaatactcctgtcaaatctcaaatcaaacaatattgatcatttacaatcaatttctggatctaataacgtaccaccatttcttcaagcaacaactaacccacttattggacgaACTGCTTGCAAATAAAAGAGCAAGAATGGGTTTGGATAACCTGTCAATAATAATTTAATTCACGCTTTCCTCACCCTTGGTTCTCATGTGATTTCATTACGACATCTCTTGGAGAAAtatatttatctttatttttgaAAGTCAACGGTTATAATAATCCATCTCGTCTTTGATGCTCCATCCtaattcttgggtaggtataacatttactAACATGTTTCTCCCattctcttcatgtctggccactaGATATTTTCTTTCAGCCCTCGGTACTTAATCGTACTTCTGAGATGCATTCCATATTTCAATTTACAAATTTTCCTCAAACTCTTTACTTTAATCCTGTCCCACATAATACtcatatcttacctatatcctggcatcttataaagtttctttatcctcctttttgattccacttcctttcctatTTCTATTCTTCATTTTTACAGGTTATTCAAAatcgaactcttgacattaatactcattttgatgtcatatcaaattagatatcaatacgaactttgatgttCACAATATCCCATTGtaaagtaaacatcaatcatctatattaataccacttttgtTATTTAACAACAatctaagtatcaacatcaatcggaAACTCAATTAAAACTATATCTCATATTTTATCCAAACCAGAattacttgataaatcatttattgtatgattatcaaaacaatttggaaacaagacatcctttaataaaactttattgcaggtgataaaatctctttgattgactaataaaatccatattggtgtaggtACTAATCTCTTCTTCATTCCACCTCCCTTTTTCCTTTCCTTTCTTattctctttgctctatcttaaatTTTTAGTTCTTAAAACGTTCCCCTTAttgtccatacaaataactttttatttctcttgtccattataaagggcatattcatccaagtaaagcctcatACACTTGCAGCAATTCCTGAATTCTAGCAGTGTCTTTACTTCTTCCAAAtttctcattgctttgattttagatttgaaagtcacatcagaatttgacttaatctaattggagttgatttccatctaactgaccattaattggtaaaagtaaccaattaactcacttgattgatcaattacaccaagtgatgactagctaaatgaaatcaaagaccaattatatataatCGGATTGACTGTAACAACCTTTTTCAAGAGCCGAGATCACAATTaattggagtatcaacatgaaaATCAATAACAcatggaagtatactttctatttttaacaatagggtattttctgaaaatttgggcagcatctcctttatattattgactatcAGTCGGACTCAaaccgacaccaacaatcaatcaaacaaccaacacTCATCCCACAAGTAGACCAATCAACTTTCTCCTTCTCAACTTACCATTTCACCACCATACATAATACTAACCAGTACAACCCATATTTTTTTAGTTTAACTTAAGATTATAgtgaacaattcttattataccataccttttctcatatcttctgattatagcagaatatcactaatgagtaccattacaacttattctagaattcttctagttcatgtttcaattcaagctttTTAAGTATCAGTTTATCCATCCTTGAAAACATACACTTATTCTTATTAGTCAACTTGTTCAACTCCTGATAACCAGCATAGGGTCTTAACCAACACTATTATAATATTGTGAAAGAATTCAATTGGTTTTAAAACATTATTTCTTAATAATTATTGTAGTTAAACCACCATatcttcatctccacttatgtctttccatactAAATCTTCTTCACTGGCTCATTTATGAGCGTCAATTTTACCATAAGTCACTTACTTcagtgggaaagcccaaccattTCTTGAAGAACACCCTTGAAGTTTATTCAAAACTAGAACTTCTTTGATCCTGAATCTTCCTGACAAATATCTCCCACCTGATTGAGGTATGTTGCATCTTTACAACGTATTAATCGAGTAtctattaagaatttcttcattcgcttaTGTTGCCCAATCAATCATTTGTCCTATCCGATATacgcagctttactttcttattcctctaGTTAATTTACTTCTAGTTAATTTTCCTTCAATTAATGAATATCTCAATGCCTTCGCCGACAGCTTGCGTGCCTCCTGGGCATCGTCGGGGAGCCATCCAATATCAATATGGGTTTTGATAGGATCTATCCAATGACTTGCCATACCAACCTGTGCTATCAGATTTATGACATGTATAGTAGGGGTCTTCAGGACCTGAAAGTGGATACTTCTCGGATAGTTCTCAATTTCGGACGAGGCGAAATGGGATAGGGCATCATCCATATAGTGTTCTCCTCTCTCTGAACATGTTCTACAtaccattcatcaaactgagtCAGTATTCCTTTCACGACTCTCAGGTACTTGGCCATAGTATCATCTTTGGCCTCAAACTCCCATTGACTTGAGCAACTACAAGTCTTGAGTCTTCACAGACCTTCAGGTTTTTGGCCCTCACggctctagccaagcctaagccgactatcaatgcttcatattctgcttcatagttcgtagttgggaagtccaatttcaaagcatactcaatcatGAACCCATCGGGACTTTGCAAGACCGGGCTTACACCACTAGATTTTGTTTTGGATGTTCtgtcaaaatggagaacccaatattctttcaaGGTCGTATCTTTATCTTTCTCTCCTCCTTCTGGGATTACCATCTCTTGCCCCCAATTTCTTGGTCGTTAATGGTGCATTCGACCACGAAGTCTGCTAAGGCCTGAGCCTTGATGGCCACTCGAGGTTTGTACTTGATGTGAAATTCTACTAACTCAATTGCccacttgatgagccttccaCTGGCCTTCAGGCTATGAAGAATGTTCCTCAAGGGTTGGTCCGTTAGGACTTTGatcttgtgagcctggaagtatggtctcaacttccTCGAGGCTGTGATGAGGGCAAGTGCAAACTTCTCTGTGGTTGAGTAATTCAACCCTGCTTCGTAGAGCACCTTGCTTACATAGTATATAGGCTTCCGGAGTTTCTGTTCTTCCTTTATCAGGACTGCACTCATGGCTTGTTCGGATACCGCTAGGTACAAATAAAGGGTGTCCTTCGGACTTGGTTTGGCCAGCAATGGGGCTTTAGTCATGTACTTCTTTAGTTGTTCAAAGGCCTCTTGGATCTCAGCTTTCCATTCaaaattcttcaccttcttaagggttTTGATAATGGACAGATAtttgtctccagacttggagTCGAACCTCCCCGGAGTTGTGATTCTTCCTGTCAACTTCTGACCGTCCTTGATGGAATGTGGTGGTTCTATGTCCAGGATGGCTTTGAtcttatcggggttggcctctaTTCCCCTCTTTAAGACCATGTGACCCAAAAAGTTTCCAGACCCAACACCAAAAGCGCGTTTGGTGGGGTTCAACATCATTTTGTGGTGCCTCAACACTTCAAATGCCTCTCTGAGGTGACTACTATGATCGGCCTTGCTTAGGCTTTtaactaacatgtcatcaacatagatcTCCATGGTATTCCCAATTAGATGGCAaatatcttatttaccaacctttgataagTATCTCATGCATTCTTAAGTCTAAAAGCCAGAACAAGATAACAAAATacaccaaagtcagttatgaaagataccttAGGAGTGTCATCCTTGTTCATTTTAATCTGATTGTAATGAATAAATCCATCCAGAAAACTTAGCATCTCATGTCCAACAGTGGAATCAATCAGGGTATCAATAGTGGGTAGCAGTCCTTAGGACAAGcatcattcaagtcagtaaaTTCGATGCACATCCCCCACTTCCCATTGGATTTCTTGACCATTAGGGGGTTGGCCAACCACTCACGGAATTGCACATCCTCAATGAACCCCGCCTCTGGTAGCTTTTCGACCTCCTGCTTAATGGCTTCCAGCCTGtcaggggcataagttctcttcttcTGCTTCACAACCTTTCGAGTTGGGTCAACGTTCATCGTATGAGTTATAAGGTTCGGGTCGATCCTAGGTATATCAGCTGTTGTCCAGGAAAATACATCACTGTTCTTTTGTAGGAAAGTTGTTAATTGGCCCTTTAGGGGCTTGTCCAAAGATGCTCCAATATACGTGACCTTCTCTGGTTCTAAGGAGTCTAGGAGAATTGGGACCAAGTCCTCTGCTGGCTTTCCTCGAAGTTCTTTATTCTCAcggacatccatgtcttctatgAGGAGGACCTGCCCCTAGTCCCATCGGGCCTAAGTGCTGCAACATAGAAGTTATGGGCCATTTTATGATCTCCTTTCGCCTCTCCAACACCGTTCCTAGTCAGGAACTTCAATACCATGTGGTAGATTGAGGGGACGGCCTTAAATGTATGGATCCCTGTCCAACCCATGATGGAATTATAAGTAAAGGCTGCCTTAACAACCTGAAAGTTTAACATCTGTGTGGCCTCCGTGGGCTCTTCCCTAATAGTCACGGGGAGTTGTATTTCTCCTTCGACTTTGCATTCCACGTGGTTAAACCCGTAGATGGGTGCGTCGGATGGAGTTAGTTAAGAATTATTGTAGCACATCCCTATGAATGTGTCATGTAAAAGAATATCCACGGAAGCTCCATTGTCTACTAGGACCCTCATAATAGGGCAATTTCCGATTATCGGGGTGATAAATAGGGGATCATCCTGAAGAAGTTTTAAACCTTTAAGGTCTGGCTCGCCGGATTCAAGTGTCATCTCTGACTTAAAATGCTTGGACGGTTCTCCGACTATGGTCATCACCTCTCTTACATAAGCCTTTCTGGAGTTCCATGTAGTCCCAACTGCTGTAGGTCCTCCTAAGATCATATTGATTATCGGCCCTCGGGGCTGTGGGTTGCGATCTCTGTCATTACCCCTTCAATCATCATCTCTTCAGTCATGTCAATTTTTTGGCCTCCATcctcttcacccttggtgaaacgTCCGAATTTTCCCCTTCGGATcaaatactcaatctcatccttgagttgcctacaatcatcagtatcatgaccaacatctttttAGTACCTACAATATCGACTCTTGTATCTTTTCtcggggtctccccttagtggcttcAGCCATTTAAACTCTTTATCCTTCTCAATTTTCATaaggatttggctccttggagcgttcaaccttgcatattcagtgaaccttggttgctgattcttcttagaagaggagTCAGAGCTTTGGCCAATTcgaggatacttatccttagcatCGTACTCATGATCCATCATCCGATTCTTGTTTCCAGTGGGTTTATTACTCACAGCtgtcttcttcatactttcctccaccttgatatactttctggctctatcttggagctgcagTATACTTTCAAGAGGGCATTTTTCcagggacatcttaaagaactcatcTCTTATCCCTTGCTGTAgggctatcatggctaccttgaCATCAAGATCTGGGACCTTCAAAGCCTCCTTCATAAATCAGTTCAAGTAATCTCTAagggactcctttgctccttggaCTATTAAGTGatgggcctttcctcaaaccctatcaggtatggctcaaaggtggtacaacCGCTTatccccaaactctattggatttTTCAAGGACATAACGCCCTGACATGATTAGCAGGGTCGCCAGTACCACcgtatgctttgatggtgggcatcttgaacttccttaaGATACGAGCaatcattatctcttcagtgaatggtggattTGGATCATCAAGATCTCCTAGGGGCATCAAATCGCTTGGATTAGCCATTGGGGCAACAACCCTTCTAGGTATTGGACCAttcaggtctatgattggaggaaaATCTATTTGCCTCACAGCAAGTGGAGGTCTTGGGGTCAGGTGCGCCTCTAGGTCGCGCTTCAatctttggatctcagcttcatgagccctga
Encoded here:
- the LOC141665915 gene encoding uncharacterized protein LOC141665915 is translated as MDVRENKELRGKPAEDLVPILLDSLEPEKVTYIGASLDKPLKGQLTTFLQKNSDVFSWTTADIPRIDPNLITHTMNVDPTRKVVKQKKRTYAPDRLEAIKQEVEKLPEAGFIEDVQFREWLANPLMVKKSNGKWGMCIEFTDLNDACPKDCYPLLIP